GGGGGTGAAGGCTTCCTGATCGGGACCTCAAATGCAGGATGTACGTGGCAGTCCATATATACCGGGCAGTGGCAATTCACACAGCTGGATTTTCCGAATAATGTGAATGGATATGCGTTGGCACAAGTGAGAAATTCACCTGCAACCTATCTGATCCGTACCCATGATGGGGGATCGCACTGGACGCGGCTCGATACTCCGGGCATTCAATTCAAGCGAATCGATTTTCGCAATAAAGATGTAGGTTATGGTTACACCTATAATGGTGCATATCAGACGAAGGATGGCGGGGTAACCTGGAGCAAAATGAATACACCTGCCAACACGCGTGCAGCTGCCTTTGCCACAGAAAAGCAAGGATATGCCGTGGTGGTTGTACCCGGATCGGGATATCATTTGAAGCAAACGAGTGATGGCGGCAAGAACTGGACAACCTCTCTTCGAGTTGTCTCAGACACATGGAGTGGAGCGGACCTCTATGCACATGGTCAGCAAGTGTGGGCCCTTCTGTATGGTGATGCAGGCATGTCCCAACAATCCTACTCCCTCTATGCGAGCGGCAATCAAGGTAAGAACTGGACCCAAGTATTTGCGCAATCCACAGCAGGAGGAGGTCTAGCGCCAGGTACAAACAGTACGGGCAAAGGAACGGGACCTGCCAACCCAGGTGGTCATCCCGGCAACATGGCTTTGATTGGTAATCAGACGGCTTATCTGTCTGCGGGTTCACCAGCAGCTGGCAAAGTGGGTATTGGACGTTCTTATGATACAGGTTCCACGTGGAAAAACGTTGACTTGAAAGATCCGGGGTACAGTTCCCGTATCTCTTTCCCATCGGCCAAGACGGGTTGGCTCGTCGTAACAAGTGATAACTCTCCTGCGATCTATCAGACTACAGATGGCGGAACGACGTGGACACAAAAAATGTTGTTGCCTTCAGAGCAGGATTAAGTAGCCTGTTATACTGAAATAATAACCGGGCAAATCCAAATTAGAAATGAATAAAAATCAATTTGGTAAGTCTCTGCATGGATATCTATAATGAACAAGCCCCTTCCTGGCTTATGATGTGGGAGGGGGCTTATTTGTGTAGAAATAAAAACGGTTGAAACCTGCTTTAAAACAAGTTATTGTAAGCGATAACAATACATTATATGGAGGTTGAAATCATGGTTGATGTTATTCTAAAGGTAGATTCAGACCAAGGATTAATAAATCGCAATATATATGGTCACTTTTCCGAACACTTGGGACGTTGTATTTATGAGGGGCTGTGGGTAGGAGAGGATTCACCTATTCCGAATACGGATGGGATTCGAAATGATGTATTGACGGCCTTGCAGAAGCTTAATATTCCAGTACTTCGCTGGCCGGGTGGCTGTTTTGCCGATGAATATCACTGGAAAGATGGTGTGGGTCCGAAGAGTGAGCGTGCTCGTATGATCAATACGCACTGGGGCGGTGTGGAAGAGAACAATCACTTTGGTACGCATGAATTCTTGAGATTATGTGAATTGCTCGGCACCGAGCCATATATCAGTGGCAACCTGGGTAGCGGTACAGTGCAGGAGATGCAGGAATGGGTGGAGTACATCACATTTGATGGCGAATCCCCGATGGCGAACTGGCGTAAGAGTAACGGTAGGGAAGAACCTTGGAAACTGAAGTATTTTGGCGTGGGAAATGAGAACTGGGGATGCGGCGGAAATATGCGTCCTGAATATTATGCGGATGAATATCGCCGCTATGCTACATATGTACGGAACTATTCCGGGAACGAGATTTATAAAATTGCATGTGGCCCGAACGACAGTAACTATGAGTGGATGGAAGTGTTGATGCGGGAAGCTGCCCGTTTCATGGATGGCATCAGTCTTCATTATTATACAATTCCGACAGGTGTGTGGGAAGACAAGGGGAACGCTACCGGTTTTGGAGAGGGTGAATGGTTTACCACGTTGAAGAAAACGCTGTTTATGGATGAATTGCTTGTGAAGCACTCCGAAATTATGGATAAATATGATCCAGATGGCCGGGTCGGTATCATTGTAGACGAGTGGGGAACGTGGTATAACGTTGAGCCGGGAACCAATCCCGGCTTCCTCTACCAACAAAATACGATGCGGGATGCAGTTCTTGCAGCGGTGAACCTTAACATTTTCAATCAGCATAATAAACGGGTACAGATGGCCAATTTGGCTCAGATCGTGAACGTGCTTCAATCGCTTGTGCTCACGGAAGGGGACAAAATGCTCCTGACACCTACGTATCATGTATTTGATATGTATCAGGTTCATATGGATGCGCAGCGACTGGATTTGAATTATGATAGCCCTGGGTATACCTTCGGAGAAGACACCATTCCTCAGCTCAGCTTATCAGCGTCCCGCAACAAAGATGGGGTCATTCATGTGACAGCTTGTAATCTGAGCCACATCGATGAGTTGGAAGTCGTGTGTCAGCTGGACGCAGCTCAAGCGGCTAAAGTATCCGGGCAGATTCTGCACCATACTGATTTTGGTGCATTCAATACCTTTGAACAACCGAATCATGTTCAGCCTGTGGCGTGGGAGGGACTCACACTGGAGAATAACACCTTGCGTTTTGTTCTTCCTCCAGCATCGGTTGGGGTTATCGCTGTAGAGGGTTAATGATGAAAAGGCAGGAACCTTGCAAGGGTTGCAATGATCAGTATGATGTGAAGATTAGCGATGCCAAAATGGCCAGACTTGTTGATATTGCTTCACGCTCGCGTCCCACGGTACAGGATGAGGAATATGAGCGGCGGCTATCCATCTGCTCTGCCTGTCCGGGATTGCAATATGGCACAACTTGTCGGCACTGTGGCTGTCTCGTACAGGTGCGAGCGAAGTTGAGCGAGTCGACATGTCCTTTTCCTTATGAATCACAATGGGCCTGATCGGATGAATGAATCTTATTATAATGAAGCAAAAGGGAGTTGCACTTTACAGGTGTGGCTCTTCTTTTTTGGCTTGATGAGGAAAAAACTCTGAATTTGGATTTGAATTGAGCGAGGGAACTGGATATAGTTATACAGTAGAGTGTAGGATAGCGAGCTATCCTGGAATATGAGCGCGTATAGCGACACAACAATACGGGAAGGGCTGTTCTCACCGGCCGTGCCTGATTTTGCGTCGCCTCGAATATAATGGAGGTTAACATTCATGTCGAACATGCGACCGGTACACATCCGGCTGCACAGCCGTTATGAAGGTGAAGATGTGCTGCAGGAAATGCAGGGTGAAGCCGTGTTAAAAGGGTCTGTTCTTTATGTTCGTTATGAAGAACCGCAGGTTGGACCCGAGGGAGGCACAACTCGTACCACATTGAAGCTGGGTGGACAATCCATCAAGATTATACGTCATGGTGAAGTGGAATCGGAGCAGACTTTTGAATTGAATCGGAAGCTTCCTGGTTTCTACCGATCACCATACATGTCGTTTGCCCTGTCCACGCATACACAGAAGCTGGAACTTTCCATTCAGGGATTGAGCGCACGCGCAGCGTGGAGCTACGACTTTTACCGCTTTGATGAAGAATCCGGACATTTCGCGATTAGTTTGCATATACAGGAGGAACCAATTTCATGACACGTAATCCACTAGATACGATTAACGAACGGGTAAGCACGGCCATCGGCAACGCCATTGTGGCGGCCGGAATTGTTACGCAGGACGAATTGCCAGCCATCACATTGGAAGTGCCGCGTGAGAAGACACACGGAGATCTGGCTACCAATGCTGCTATGCAGCTGACCAAGATTGCCAAGCGCAATCCACGTCAGATTGCTGAAGAGATTATTGCCAATCTGAATCTGGCTGAAGCAGGAATCGAGAAGGCTGAGATTGCGGGTCCAGGATTCATTAACTTCAAATTGGACAAGAGTTACCTTTACCCAGTACTTGCGCTTGTGCAGGAGCAGGGTGAAGATTACGGAAGAATTAAAATCGGAGAAGGCCGCAAAGTTGAGATGGAATTCGTCAGTGCCAACCCGACAGGCAGTTTGCATCTGGGTCATGCCCGTGGAGCAGCTGTAGGTGATGCTCTATGTAACATCCTTGACTACGCTGGATATGAAGTAACCCGTGAATACTACATCAATGATGCAGGTAATCAGGTGTTTAATTTGGCGCGTTCCATTGAAGCTCGTTATCTGCAAGAGCTGGGTCAGGATGCTGAGATGCCTGAGGACGGTTATCACGGTGAGGATATTAAAGGATTTGCCAAGCAGCTTGTTGCTGAAAAGGGTGATGAATTGCTGTCCATGCATCCGGGGGACCGTGCGGCTTATTTCCGTGACTTTGGCCTGGAGAAGGAACTGGACAAGATCAAACGTGACTTGAATCGCTTCCGTGTTAACTTTGACATCTGGTTCAGCGAAACTTCCCTGTATGACAACGGAGAGGTGCTGCGAGTGCTTGATGAATTGCGTGACCGCAATGAGATCTATGAGCAAGATGGGGCAACTTGGTTGAAAACGATGCAATATGGTGACGACAAAGAACGTGTGTTGATCAAGAACGATGGCACGTATACTTACCTGACGCCAGATATTGCTTATCACCGCGACAAATATGCGCGTGGATACGACACGATGATCAACATCTGGGGTGCAGATCATCACGGATATATTCCACGGATGAAAGCCGCAATGCAAGCACTGGGTAATGACCCTGAGAAACTGGTAGTCTTGATTGCACAGATGGTGAGCTTGTTCCAGAACGGTGAAAAAGTGAAGATGTCCAAACGTACAGGTAAAGCTGTAACGATGGAAGACCTGATGGATGAAGTCGGCATTGATGCCATTCGTTACTTCTTCACAATGCGCAGCATGGACTCCCATCTGGACTTTGACATGGACCTTGCTATTTCGACATCCAATGAGAATCCGGTATTCTACGTACAATACGCGCATGCACGTGTATGCAGTGTATACCGTCAGGCTGAAGAACAGGGTATTGAACTGCTGCCACTGGCACAGATCGACCTGTCCAAGCTGACTACAGAGCACGAGTATGACCTTCTTCGCAAAATGGGAGAACTGCCTGAAGAAATCTCGGCAGCGGCAACAGGATATGCGCCTCATCGTATCATCCGTTATGTTTACGAGCTGGCATCCCTGTTCCACAGCTATTACCGTGCAGAACGTGTTATTACGGAAGATGCGCAGCAAACTCAGGCACGTCTTGCACTGATCGGTGCTGTGCGCACAGTTATCGCAACGGCGCTTCGTCTGGTAGGCGTAACCGCACCAGATAAAATGTAACTTCCAGGCTCGCGGCCTGCTGGCCCTCTGCCTCAAGCAAAAAGTCTCCATGTCCACGTTGCGTCTTCAACGTGGTGCATGGAGACTTTTTTTGTTGTGTACCTGGAGTTGAAGAAAACGAATTGCCCTGTCTAAGGTACGCTAGCTTGCCCAGACATCACGGCGGGCGCCACCTGAGAGTTTTGCCGCTACGTCATATCCCTTCGCGCGTACCAGTCAGGGGCGGGTTAATGTGATTCGCCAAGCACCAAGCGAGTTCTGCTGACGGTGGCATAGCCGACTCACTCCCCGCCCTCCTGCATTAGCTTCAGGGCGTCAATTTCACCACCACGTATTTTGCTTTTCGCTGTGGTGGTCTTGCGGGCTCGCAGCGGGATCGTAGAACGTTTGACGAGGGTCTTGATTTCGCTGGGGGATAACCCTGGATGTTTTGCGAGCAGCAAAGCGATAGCACCGCTCACATGGGAGGTCGCCATGGAGGTGCCGCTCATCTCGTGATGCTTGCCTTGTACCCAAGAGGAGACAATCTTATCACCGGGTGCATAGACATCCACATATGCACCACGATT
The window above is part of the Paenibacillus sp. 1781tsa1 genome. Proteins encoded here:
- the argS gene encoding arginine--tRNA ligase — translated: MTRNPLDTINERVSTAIGNAIVAAGIVTQDELPAITLEVPREKTHGDLATNAAMQLTKIAKRNPRQIAEEIIANLNLAEAGIEKAEIAGPGFINFKLDKSYLYPVLALVQEQGEDYGRIKIGEGRKVEMEFVSANPTGSLHLGHARGAAVGDALCNILDYAGYEVTREYYINDAGNQVFNLARSIEARYLQELGQDAEMPEDGYHGEDIKGFAKQLVAEKGDELLSMHPGDRAAYFRDFGLEKELDKIKRDLNRFRVNFDIWFSETSLYDNGEVLRVLDELRDRNEIYEQDGATWLKTMQYGDDKERVLIKNDGTYTYLTPDIAYHRDKYARGYDTMINIWGADHHGYIPRMKAAMQALGNDPEKLVVLIAQMVSLFQNGEKVKMSKRTGKAVTMEDLMDEVGIDAIRYFFTMRSMDSHLDFDMDLAISTSNENPVFYVQYAHARVCSVYRQAEEQGIELLPLAQIDLSKLTTEHEYDLLRKMGELPEEISAAATGYAPHRIIRYVYELASLFHSYYRAERVITEDAQQTQARLALIGAVRTVIATALRLVGVTAPDKM
- a CDS encoding DUF6171 family protein, whose protein sequence is MMKRQEPCKGCNDQYDVKISDAKMARLVDIASRSRPTVQDEEYERRLSICSACPGLQYGTTCRHCGCLVQVRAKLSESTCPFPYESQWA
- a CDS encoding alpha-N-arabinofuranosidase — translated: MVDVILKVDSDQGLINRNIYGHFSEHLGRCIYEGLWVGEDSPIPNTDGIRNDVLTALQKLNIPVLRWPGGCFADEYHWKDGVGPKSERARMINTHWGGVEENNHFGTHEFLRLCELLGTEPYISGNLGSGTVQEMQEWVEYITFDGESPMANWRKSNGREEPWKLKYFGVGNENWGCGGNMRPEYYADEYRRYATYVRNYSGNEIYKIACGPNDSNYEWMEVLMREAARFMDGISLHYYTIPTGVWEDKGNATGFGEGEWFTTLKKTLFMDELLVKHSEIMDKYDPDGRVGIIVDEWGTWYNVEPGTNPGFLYQQNTMRDAVLAAVNLNIFNQHNKRVQMANLAQIVNVLQSLVLTEGDKMLLTPTYHVFDMYQVHMDAQRLDLNYDSPGYTFGEDTIPQLSLSASRNKDGVIHVTACNLSHIDELEVVCQLDAAQAAKVSGQILHHTDFGAFNTFEQPNHVQPVAWEGLTLENNTLRFVLPPASVGVIAVEG
- a CDS encoding DUF1934 domain-containing protein — translated: MSNMRPVHIRLHSRYEGEDVLQEMQGEAVLKGSVLYVRYEEPQVGPEGGTTRTTLKLGGQSIKIIRHGEVESEQTFELNRKLPGFYRSPYMSFALSTHTQKLELSIQGLSARAAWSYDFYRFDEESGHFAISLHIQEEPIS